From the genome of Acidimicrobiia bacterium, one region includes:
- the fsa gene encoding fructose-6-phosphate aldolase, translating to MKLFLDTAHLADIETAVGWGILDGITTNPTLAAQEGLEFNDLIKAITDLVDGPVSAEVVAEDRSEMVAQGVALRKIADNVVVKVPMTVEGVAAGAELVRQGHPINVTLVFSSAQAILAANIGATFVSPFLGRVDDVGNDGVGLLAEIVDLYATQGYATEVLSASLRHPAHVVDSARVGADAATMPFDVMKKLFNHPLTDIGNERFNRDWEAYQAALAERRKG from the coding sequence CCCACCTGGCCGACATCGAAACCGCCGTCGGTTGGGGCATCCTCGACGGCATCACCACCAACCCGACCCTCGCCGCACAGGAGGGACTCGAGTTCAACGATCTGATCAAGGCCATCACCGACCTGGTCGATGGTCCGGTATCGGCCGAAGTGGTTGCCGAGGACCGCTCGGAGATGGTCGCCCAGGGCGTGGCCCTGCGGAAGATTGCCGACAACGTGGTGGTCAAGGTCCCGATGACGGTCGAAGGTGTCGCCGCCGGTGCCGAACTGGTCCGGCAGGGTCATCCGATCAACGTCACCTTGGTCTTTTCATCGGCGCAGGCGATCCTGGCCGCCAACATCGGTGCCACCTTCGTGTCGCCGTTCCTGGGCCGGGTCGACGACGTTGGCAACGACGGGGTCGGCCTCCTCGCCGAGATCGTCGACCTGTACGCCACGCAGGGATACGCCACCGAGGTGCTATCGGCGAGCCTCCGCCATCCGGCCCATGTGGTCGACTCGGCCCGGGTCGGTGCCGATGCCGCCACGATGCCGTTCGACGTGATGAAGAAGTTGTTCAACCACCCGCTCACCGACATCGGTAACGAGCGATTCAACCGTGACTGGGAGGCATACCAGGCAGCGCTCGCCGAGCGCCGCAAGGGCTGA